From Burkholderia pseudomultivorans, the proteins below share one genomic window:
- a CDS encoding efflux RND transporter periplasmic adaptor subunit, with protein MSAAVLAAAFAALAPLASPARADEAVSAAVDTVRVQRAPISQQVRAYGVVATSSASVTSVNLPYTARIRKVLVLPGQTVARGAPLVVVQADPAAALAASQAASALTLARGEFARTRALLADGLATQSQLAAAQKALDDAQQAQAAQRQMGVRSGDVTVTAPFAGVVSQLSAVPGDQVQAGATIAQLAATNGASGRQANVTLGVDPSAAASIRAGDTVVLHGLSTALAHAAPAGQVVVAGASIDPQSQLVNVGANVPLGGTAFIPGTRVSADIATQTGTWWVVPRSAVLQDAKGAYVFQVTPKHVAHRVDVAVRVESGDRYGVDGPLNASEPLVVTGNYELQDGMAVRSAGGARQ; from the coding sequence TTGTCAGCCGCCGTACTCGCCGCCGCCTTTGCCGCGCTCGCGCCGTTGGCCAGCCCAGCGCGGGCCGACGAAGCCGTGTCCGCCGCGGTCGATACCGTGCGCGTGCAGCGTGCGCCGATCTCGCAACAGGTGCGCGCCTATGGCGTCGTCGCCACCTCGTCTGCCAGCGTCACGTCGGTGAACCTGCCGTACACGGCGCGCATTCGCAAGGTGCTCGTGCTGCCCGGCCAGACGGTCGCGCGCGGCGCGCCGCTGGTCGTCGTGCAGGCCGATCCCGCCGCGGCGCTGGCCGCGTCGCAGGCCGCCAGCGCGTTGACGCTGGCGCGCGGCGAATTCGCCCGCACGCGTGCGCTGCTCGCCGACGGGCTGGCGACGCAATCGCAGCTCGCCGCCGCGCAGAAGGCGCTCGACGATGCGCAGCAGGCGCAGGCCGCGCAGCGGCAGATGGGCGTGCGTAGCGGCGACGTGACGGTCACCGCGCCGTTCGCGGGCGTCGTATCGCAGCTTTCCGCGGTGCCGGGCGACCAGGTGCAGGCAGGCGCGACGATCGCGCAGCTCGCGGCGACGAATGGCGCGTCCGGCCGCCAGGCCAACGTGACGCTCGGCGTCGATCCGTCCGCGGCCGCGTCGATTCGCGCGGGCGATACGGTCGTGCTGCACGGGCTGTCCACCGCGCTCGCGCACGCGGCGCCGGCCGGGCAGGTCGTCGTCGCGGGTGCGTCGATCGATCCTCAAAGCCAGCTCGTGAACGTCGGCGCGAACGTGCCGCTCGGCGGCACCGCATTCATCCCCGGCACCCGCGTGAGCGCCGACATCGCGACGCAGACGGGCACGTGGTGGGTCGTGCCGCGCTCGGCCGTCCTGCAGGACGCAAAGGGCGCGTACGTGTTCCAGGTCACGCCGAAGCATGTCGCGCACCGCGTCGATGTCGCGGTGCGCGTCGAAAGCGGCGACCGCTACGGCGTGGACGGCCCGCTGAATGCGTCGGAGCCGCTCGTCGTCACCGGCAACTATGAATTGCAGGACGGGATGGCGGTTCGTTCCGCCGGAGGCGCACGTCAATGA
- a CDS encoding TolC family protein: MFRSLLAASPFPGFGPRAALACAVSCIAAFGGCTTYRPQPLASHATLTTADELDRIRIDPAKMPLPELAAHRFDPSSGFDIEDVAMLAVANNPDLKLARDDLGIAQAQAYSAGLLPDPQLSVSSDYPGAVGLERAFTYGLSMDVMAIVSRNANKHSADATVRKTDLGLLWQEWQVVAQAKQLYTKARYQDAVLPLLAQARDLDAMRYERIAHAREAGNVTDDAVTVASTAYSDARKQYGDMVVAREQTRHDLDALLGLAPDVELRLAGSDATTALPDATLDDALAALPKRRPDLIALQAGYEAQEQKYRAAILNQFPSLNVGFNRARDTSGIYTTGFQITLSLPIFNRNRGNIAIEQATRQRLGDEYQTRLNTAYADIAHLRADARLAAQQLAGDEAALPALEQAAVHAQHAYAAHDITLGQYTDAQLAALTKRIDVATQRDALAEQRIGLQALLGSAVPDAFSTDSTQR; encoded by the coding sequence TTGTTCCGCTCTCTGCTTGCTGCGTCGCCGTTCCCCGGTTTTGGTCCGCGTGCCGCGCTGGCTTGCGCGGTGTCGTGCATCGCCGCGTTCGGCGGCTGCACGACCTATCGCCCGCAGCCCCTCGCGTCGCATGCGACGCTGACCACCGCCGACGAACTCGACCGGATCCGCATCGACCCGGCAAAAATGCCGCTGCCGGAATTGGCCGCGCATCGCTTCGACCCGTCCTCCGGCTTCGACATCGAAGACGTCGCGATGCTTGCGGTCGCGAACAATCCCGACCTGAAGCTCGCCCGCGACGATCTCGGCATTGCGCAGGCGCAGGCATATTCCGCGGGGCTGCTGCCCGATCCGCAACTGTCGGTGTCGAGCGATTATCCGGGCGCGGTCGGCCTCGAGCGCGCGTTTACCTACGGCCTGAGCATGGACGTGATGGCGATCGTGTCACGCAATGCGAACAAGCATTCCGCCGACGCCACCGTGCGCAAGACCGATCTCGGCCTGCTGTGGCAGGAATGGCAGGTTGTCGCGCAGGCGAAGCAGCTCTATACGAAGGCGCGCTACCAGGACGCGGTGCTGCCGCTGCTCGCCCAGGCGCGCGATCTCGATGCGATGCGCTACGAGCGGATCGCGCATGCGCGCGAGGCCGGCAACGTCACCGACGACGCGGTCACCGTCGCATCGACCGCATACAGCGACGCGCGCAAGCAATACGGCGACATGGTCGTGGCGCGCGAGCAGACCCGTCACGATCTCGATGCGCTGCTCGGCCTCGCGCCGGATGTCGAACTGCGGCTTGCCGGTTCCGATGCGACGACGGCGTTGCCCGATGCGACGCTCGACGATGCGCTCGCCGCGCTGCCGAAGCGGCGACCGGACCTGATCGCGCTGCAGGCCGGCTACGAGGCGCAGGAGCAGAAGTACCGCGCAGCGATCCTGAACCAGTTCCCGAGCCTCAACGTCGGCTTCAATCGTGCACGCGACACGTCGGGCATCTATACGACCGGCTTCCAGATCACGCTGAGTCTGCCGATCTTCAATCGCAATCGCGGCAACATCGCGATCGAGCAGGCGACCCGTCAGCGCCTCGGCGACGAATACCAGACCCGGCTGAACACCGCCTATGCGGACATCGCGCATCTGCGTGCCGATGCGCGACTCGCCGCGCAGCAGCTGGCCGGCGACGAGGCGGCCTTGCCCGCGCTCGAACAGGCGGCCGTGCATGCACAGCACGCGTATGCCGCGCACGACATCACGCTCGGGCAGTACACCGATGCGCAGCTCGCCGCGTTGACGAAGCGCATCGACGTGGCCACACAGCGCGACGCACTGGCCGAGCAGCGCATCGGCCTGCAGGCGCTGCTCGGCAGCGCGGTCCCGGATGCCTTTTCCACCGATTCCACCCAGCGTTGA
- a CDS encoding DUF1289 domain-containing protein has product MAVKSPCVEVCVFDGKTGYCVACLRTRDEARAWKKMTDHRRHQIVNDRARRQAKLPPATTD; this is encoded by the coding sequence ATGGCGGTCAAATCGCCTTGCGTCGAAGTGTGCGTGTTCGACGGCAAGACCGGCTACTGCGTGGCGTGTCTGCGGACACGGGACGAAGCGCGCGCGTGGAAGAAGATGACGGATCATCGCCGCCATCAGATCGTGAACGATCGGGCGAGGAGACAGGCGAAGCTGCCTCCGGCAACCACCGACTGA
- the dmeF gene encoding CDF family Co(II)/Ni(II) efflux transporter DmeF, translating into MSEFKDAAFGAGHDHIFLGAAHEENERRTWMVIALCAAMMVAEIVGGSIFGSLALVADGLHMSTHAGAMLIAALAYAYARKHASDPRFVFGTGKLGDLAGFTSAIVLAMIALLIGYEAIARLLAPVPIHFGEAIPIAVAGLLVNIASVWLLSGDHHGHSHSHGHSHGHHHGHAHGSHGDHQHDEEVHTIVDPHGVFLVSIFEDGVPPVFRMTPASTDTKLVDASAVSVTTIRPDGSRQAFAMEDRGGCLQSVEEIPEPHAFKAIVRLNGSEHELAFDEHDHGVSAEAVRDHNIRSAYIHVIADAAVSVLTIIGLLLARAFGWVWMDPVAGIIGALVIANWSYGLMRDTGGILLDMNPDRRLADSVRSIIEGSGDRINDLHVWRVGPGHMSAVISVSTDDAARDSRFYHGLLQRFKDLSHVTVEVVPAARGR; encoded by the coding sequence ATGAGCGAATTCAAGGACGCCGCATTCGGTGCGGGCCACGACCACATTTTTCTGGGCGCCGCGCACGAGGAGAACGAGCGCAGGACCTGGATGGTCATCGCGCTGTGCGCGGCCATGATGGTCGCCGAGATCGTCGGCGGCTCGATCTTCGGTTCGCTGGCGCTCGTCGCCGACGGGCTGCACATGTCGACCCATGCCGGCGCGATGCTGATCGCCGCGCTCGCCTATGCCTATGCGCGCAAGCACGCGAGCGACCCGCGGTTCGTCTTCGGCACGGGAAAGCTCGGCGACCTGGCAGGCTTCACGAGCGCCATCGTGCTGGCGATGATCGCGCTGCTGATCGGGTATGAAGCGATCGCGCGCCTGCTCGCGCCCGTTCCGATCCATTTCGGTGAAGCGATCCCGATCGCGGTCGCCGGATTGCTCGTCAACATCGCGAGCGTCTGGCTGCTGAGCGGCGATCACCACGGCCATAGCCATAGCCATGGTCACAGCCACGGTCATCATCACGGGCATGCGCACGGCAGTCACGGCGATCATCAGCACGACGAGGAAGTGCATACGATCGTCGATCCGCACGGCGTATTCCTCGTGTCGATATTCGAAGATGGCGTGCCGCCCGTTTTCCGCATGACGCCTGCGTCGACCGATACGAAGCTCGTCGATGCAAGCGCCGTGTCGGTGACGACGATCCGCCCGGACGGTAGCCGGCAAGCGTTTGCGATGGAAGATCGCGGCGGCTGTCTGCAATCGGTCGAGGAAATCCCCGAACCTCACGCGTTCAAGGCCATCGTCCGGCTGAACGGCAGCGAGCACGAACTCGCGTTCGACGAACATGACCACGGCGTGTCCGCCGAGGCGGTTCGGGATCACAACATCCGCTCCGCCTACATTCACGTGATCGCCGATGCGGCGGTCTCCGTCCTCACGATCATCGGCCTGCTGCTCGCACGTGCGTTCGGCTGGGTGTGGATGGATCCCGTGGCGGGGATTATCGGCGCGCTGGTGATTGCGAACTGGTCGTACGGCCTGATGCGCGACACCGGCGGCATTCTGCTCGACATGAATCCCGATCGCCGGCTGGCGGACAGCGTGCGCTCCATCATCGAAGGCAGCGGCGACCGGATCAACGATCTGCACGTCTGGCGTGTCGGGCCGGGGCACATGAGCGCGGTCATCTCCGTCTCGACCGACGACGCTGCGCGGGATTCGCGCTTCTATCATGGCCTGCTGCAACGCTTCAAGGATCTGTCGCACGTGACCGTCGAAGTGGTGCCGGCCGCAAGGGGGCGCTGA
- a CDS encoding metal/formaldehyde-sensitive transcriptional repressor translates to MSHTVKEKQKLLNRVRRIKGQVEAIERALEEERGCNEVLQLITSSRGAMNGLLAVVLEDHIRSHLVDADGHEDEGSATEQLIEVVHSYFK, encoded by the coding sequence GTGAGCCATACCGTCAAGGAAAAGCAAAAGCTGCTGAACCGCGTTCGCCGCATCAAGGGGCAGGTCGAGGCGATCGAGCGTGCGCTGGAAGAAGAGCGCGGCTGCAACGAAGTCCTGCAGCTCATCACCAGCAGCCGGGGCGCGATGAACGGCCTGCTCGCGGTCGTGCTCGAGGATCACATCCGCAGCCACCTCGTCGACGCCGACGGGCACGAAGACGAGGGCAGCGCGACAGAGCAGTTGATCGAAGTCGTCCACAGCTATTTCAAGTAA
- a CDS encoding carboxylesterase/lipase family protein → MPALFVSSTLTVMLAACGGGGSSVTSDPTIAVTADGAVQGAASNGVVAFKGIPFAAPPVGALRWRPPQPVSAWSGVRQATSFVHDCMQTDGPNSGLTVTPSEDCLYLNVWRPQDSKGQNLPVMVWIYGGGYVSGGTSMPTSDGTQFAKQGVVIVTLNYRLGRFGFFAHPALTAAAAPSGETLGNYGYLDQIAALKWVQRNIANFGGDPANVTVFGESAGGEAIHNLLTSPQASGLFAKAIIESGNGRVNQYYGRTLSRNAKTVGASAEEQGSAFAEEFGIAGSDADALKALRALPAEQVLDGLDLSTLNAAHSLATFSGGAIIDGKLVVDEPENQYKAGRFAKVPLLLGVNNADLGFATRGLTTKEQAYAIFGPQNLSAAAAAFDPTGAASVSTVENQIARVITMDEPARFVARTFASRGVPAYLYRFSYVAQSIRSQVGGAFHAAEIPYVFDTLSATYGTAVTSQDERVAQNMIACWTAFARTGNPSNAGLIAWPAYTVDADNQLEFTSSGALQVEQPNPLKSQIDLVEPLNDANQTVNRQYQ, encoded by the coding sequence ATGCCCGCGCTGTTCGTTTCGTCGACGCTCACCGTCATGCTCGCGGCTTGCGGAGGCGGCGGATCGTCCGTTACGTCGGATCCCACCATTGCGGTGACAGCCGACGGCGCCGTGCAGGGCGCGGCGAGCAACGGCGTGGTCGCCTTCAAGGGCATTCCGTTCGCAGCTCCGCCAGTCGGCGCCCTGCGCTGGAGACCGCCGCAGCCCGTGAGCGCATGGAGCGGCGTGCGGCAGGCCACGTCTTTCGTGCACGATTGCATGCAGACCGACGGCCCGAATTCCGGGTTGACGGTCACGCCGTCGGAAGACTGTCTGTACCTGAACGTCTGGCGCCCTCAAGACAGCAAGGGCCAAAACTTGCCCGTCATGGTCTGGATCTACGGCGGCGGATACGTCAGCGGCGGCACATCGATGCCGACCTCCGACGGCACGCAGTTCGCGAAGCAGGGTGTCGTCATTGTCACGCTGAACTACCGTCTCGGCCGGTTCGGCTTCTTTGCACATCCGGCTTTGACGGCAGCCGCCGCGCCATCCGGCGAGACCTTGGGCAATTACGGCTACCTGGATCAGATCGCTGCGCTGAAATGGGTACAGCGCAACATCGCCAACTTCGGCGGCGACCCGGCGAACGTCACGGTCTTCGGAGAATCGGCCGGCGGCGAAGCGATTCACAACCTGCTGACGTCACCGCAGGCATCCGGGCTGTTCGCCAAGGCGATCATCGAGTCCGGCAATGGGCGCGTGAACCAGTACTACGGGCGCACGCTCTCGCGCAACGCGAAAACGGTGGGCGCCTCGGCGGAAGAACAGGGCTCCGCGTTTGCCGAAGAGTTCGGCATCGCCGGCAGCGACGCAGACGCGTTGAAGGCGCTGCGAGCGCTCCCGGCAGAGCAGGTTCTCGACGGTCTCGACCTTTCGACATTGAATGCCGCGCATAGCCTCGCGACCTTCTCGGGCGGCGCCATCATCGACGGCAAGCTGGTCGTGGACGAACCGGAGAATCAGTACAAGGCCGGCCGGTTCGCGAAGGTTCCGCTTCTGCTCGGCGTCAACAATGCCGACCTCGGCTTTGCTACTCGCGGGCTCACGACGAAGGAGCAGGCCTACGCGATCTTCGGTCCGCAGAACCTGAGCGCGGCTGCCGCGGCGTTCGATCCGACGGGCGCCGCTTCCGTTTCGACCGTGGAGAACCAGATTGCCCGCGTCATTACGATGGACGAGCCAGCGCGCTTTGTCGCGCGTACCTTTGCCTCGCGAGGTGTGCCGGCTTATCTCTATCGCTTCTCCTATGTCGCACAGTCGATACGCAGCCAGGTCGGCGGCGCATTTCATGCCGCCGAGATTCCCTATGTGTTCGACACGCTCTCCGCCACGTATGGCACGGCAGTGACGAGCCAGGACGAACGAGTCGCGCAGAACATGATTGCCTGCTGGACGGCCTTCGCCAGGACCGGGAATCCGTCGAATGCAGGCTTGATCGCGTGGCCGGCGTATACGGTCGACGCCGACAATCAGCTGGAATTTACGTCGTCGGGCGCCTTGCAGGTGGAGCAGCCGAATCCGCTGAAATCGCAGATCGATCTCGTTGAGCCGCTGAATGACGCCAACCAGACGGTGAATCGTCAGTACCAGTAG
- a CDS encoding LysR family transcriptional regulator — MTKLNLGLADLNLLRVFLAIWDLRSLTAAGDRLELTQPAVSHALRRLRTLFDDPLFVRTPTGMVPTDAAHRLYPPLAQALSIINEAVQQLARFDPATAQRVFRISMSDMSEFFFLPPLVALLDREARGIRIEAVNVPVQSVSAAMRSGEIDLALGYVPGLDAGCVSRTLFVDEHVCVVRANHPLGKSRPTREDLAALRYVYASTNATGHRMVEQWLDELNLKRDVVVRLPHFVVAPEIVMNTDLAVIFPKSIARRFNRGKAFRILPLPFKLPPIEIQIHSHTQFASDPGVAWLRQTISTLFGPHSAKSVD, encoded by the coding sequence ATGACCAAGCTCAACCTCGGTCTCGCCGATCTGAATCTGCTGCGTGTATTCCTTGCCATCTGGGATCTGCGCAGCCTCACCGCCGCCGGCGACCGCCTGGAATTGACGCAGCCTGCGGTGAGTCACGCGCTGCGGCGCCTGCGTACGCTCTTCGACGATCCGCTGTTCGTGCGCACGCCCACCGGCATGGTGCCGACCGATGCCGCGCATCGGCTGTACCCGCCGCTCGCCCAGGCGCTGTCGATCATCAACGAGGCGGTCCAGCAGCTTGCCAGGTTCGATCCGGCGACGGCGCAACGGGTGTTTCGCATCTCGATGTCCGACATGTCGGAATTCTTTTTCCTGCCCCCGCTGGTCGCGTTGCTCGATCGCGAGGCGCGCGGCATCCGAATCGAAGCGGTCAATGTTCCGGTGCAATCCGTGAGCGCGGCGATGCGCTCCGGGGAAATCGACCTTGCGCTTGGCTATGTGCCCGGCCTGGATGCGGGTTGCGTGAGCCGGACCTTGTTCGTCGACGAGCATGTCTGTGTGGTGCGCGCGAATCATCCTTTGGGCAAGTCGCGGCCGACGCGCGAAGACCTGGCCGCGCTGCGCTACGTCTACGCGAGCACCAACGCGACGGGCCATCGCATGGTCGAGCAGTGGCTTGACGAACTCAATCTCAAGCGCGATGTGGTGGTCCGGCTGCCGCACTTCGTGGTCGCGCCCGAGATCGTGATGAACACGGACCTCGCAGTCATCTTTCCGAAGAGCATTGCGCGGCGCTTCAATCGCGGCAAGGCCTTTCGCATTCTGCCCTTGCCGTTCAAGCTGCCCCCCATCGAAATACAGATCCACTCGCACACGCAGTTCGCCAGCGATCCCGGCGTTGCGTGGTTGCGGCAGACCATCTCGACCCTGTTCGGTCCTCATAGCGCAAAAAGCGTGGATTGA
- a CDS encoding EthD family reductase: MQVCLFLTGASGRRPLLDVAPLWGIGGLHSLIVHEPITQHVDPRIPPAADAPSCVLQLYFDELAALEAAASNDGPIHRALRAQASVECFTLQVMAVRALVSSVPADGAREQRCTYLVTYEGPADDFDSWLAHYLQHHAPLMSTLPALRELEIYTRIDCTIGLPCARVEAMQRNKVVFDDVSALADALASPVRDLMRRDFHALPPYRGGAPHFAMRSTYGNLAGR, from the coding sequence ATGCAAGTCTGCCTGTTCTTGACCGGTGCGAGCGGTCGGCGACCGCTGCTCGATGTCGCGCCGTTGTGGGGTATCGGCGGCTTGCACAGCCTGATCGTGCACGAGCCGATAACGCAACATGTCGATCCGCGCATCCCGCCGGCCGCCGATGCGCCATCGTGCGTGCTGCAGCTCTATTTCGATGAACTCGCCGCGCTCGAAGCGGCTGCGAGCAACGATGGTCCGATTCATCGCGCGCTGCGCGCACAGGCGTCGGTCGAGTGCTTCACGCTGCAAGTCATGGCGGTGCGCGCGCTGGTGTCATCCGTGCCGGCAGATGGAGCACGCGAGCAGCGGTGCACCTATCTCGTCACGTACGAAGGCCCCGCCGACGATTTCGACTCCTGGCTTGCGCATTACCTGCAGCATCACGCCCCGTTGATGTCGACCTTGCCCGCGCTGCGCGAGCTGGAGATTTACACGCGCATCGACTGCACGATCGGCCTGCCTTGCGCACGCGTGGAGGCGATGCAGCGCAACAAGGTCGTCTTCGACGACGTGTCGGCGCTCGCCGATGCGCTGGCTTCGCCGGTGCGCGACCTGATGCGGCGCGATTTCCATGCCTTGCCGCCCTACCGGGGTGGTGCGCCGCATTTTGCAATGCGCAGCACATACGGTAATCTCGCCGGACGTTGA
- a CDS encoding flavin reductase: MTHDQARAQFRNAMASLGAPVNVITTDGPHGRCGITASAVCSVTDTPPTMLVCINQSSYVHDVLLSNGRACINVLGAHAQELARVFAGMAGCSMDERFARCGSRPGALQLPVLDDAIASLEGCIVDSKKVGSHSVLFVQVEHIGLREDGDGLVYFGRQFHRLARASAPCEAA, from the coding sequence ATGACCCACGATCAAGCGCGTGCGCAATTTCGCAATGCAATGGCCTCGCTCGGTGCGCCCGTCAACGTCATCACCACGGACGGCCCGCACGGACGCTGCGGTATCACGGCGAGCGCCGTCTGCTCGGTGACCGATACGCCGCCGACGATGCTCGTCTGCATCAATCAGTCGAGTTATGTTCACGACGTGCTGCTGAGCAACGGCCGCGCGTGCATCAATGTGCTCGGCGCCCATGCGCAGGAACTGGCGCGTGTTTTTGCCGGCATGGCCGGATGCTCGATGGACGAACGCTTTGCGCGCTGCGGCTCGCGGCCCGGCGCCCTGCAACTTCCCGTACTCGACGACGCCATCGCGAGCCTCGAAGGCTGCATCGTCGACAGCAAGAAGGTCGGCTCGCATTCGGTGCTCTTCGTACAGGTCGAGCACATCGGCTTGCGCGAGGACGGCGATGGTCTCGTCTATTTCGGCCGACAGTTTCATCGGCTCGCGCGCGCGAGCGCACCCTGCGAGGCGGCGTGA
- a CDS encoding acyl-CoA dehydrogenase family protein codes for MHALQSEPVVDSQNDYPAYAEPLSLDALIEEVERRRDEFDALSHVPRDMVGKMKRAGIFRASTPKRFGGDALPPARFLEMLERIAIADGSTAWVAAFGSANTYLASLPIETQAQIYATGPDQVFAGGLYPLQKAERAPGGFLVSGQWRFASGCKGADWIGVGIGGAPAGADDKNAGKPFTAVFPASEVEIVDNWNVVGMQGTGSHDLRLKDKYVEERWTFVRGGTPLIDEPLYRYPAVAYQAQVHAAVNIGLARAALDMLAGMSGVTTTTTGAPRLADRAYYRSGLAQAEAQLRSARAFFFEAAEASWRTVLAGDPVSPSGANLLRLSATHAAHTCADIVMQAYKMAGIGAIYRENRMQRLVRDSIVVTQHAFLGEGNYDASGAIFVGIPPVTPYP; via the coding sequence ATGCACGCCCTGCAAAGCGAACCCGTCGTCGATTCGCAAAACGACTATCCGGCGTACGCCGAACCGTTGTCGCTCGATGCGCTGATCGAGGAAGTCGAGCGCCGCCGTGACGAATTCGATGCGCTGTCTCATGTACCGCGCGATATGGTCGGAAAAATGAAGCGCGCGGGCATTTTCCGCGCGAGCACACCGAAACGTTTCGGCGGCGACGCGCTGCCGCCTGCGCGTTTCCTCGAGATGCTCGAACGTATCGCGATCGCGGATGGCTCCACCGCCTGGGTCGCAGCGTTCGGCTCCGCCAATACCTATCTGGCGTCGCTGCCGATCGAAACGCAGGCGCAGATTTACGCAACGGGTCCCGATCAGGTCTTCGCGGGCGGCTTGTATCCGCTGCAGAAAGCCGAGCGCGCGCCCGGCGGCTTCCTCGTGTCGGGTCAATGGCGCTTCGCCAGCGGCTGCAAGGGGGCTGACTGGATCGGCGTGGGGATCGGCGGCGCACCGGCGGGCGCGGACGACAAGAACGCAGGCAAACCCTTCACCGCGGTCTTTCCGGCGAGCGAAGTCGAGATCGTCGACAACTGGAACGTGGTCGGCATGCAAGGCACGGGCAGCCACGACTTGCGCTTGAAGGACAAATACGTCGAGGAACGGTGGACGTTCGTGCGCGGTGGCACGCCGCTGATCGATGAACCGCTGTATCGGTATCCCGCGGTCGCCTATCAGGCGCAGGTGCATGCAGCCGTGAACATCGGTCTGGCGCGCGCCGCGCTCGACATGCTGGCGGGCATGTCCGGCGTGACCACGACCACGACAGGAGCGCCGCGGCTGGCCGATCGCGCCTACTATCGATCGGGGCTCGCACAAGCGGAGGCGCAGTTGCGCAGCGCGCGGGCGTTTTTCTTCGAAGCGGCGGAAGCGTCGTGGCGCACCGTGCTCGCCGGCGACCCGGTGTCGCCTTCCGGAGCGAATCTGCTGCGCCTGTCGGCCACGCATGCGGCTCACACCTGTGCCGATATCGTGATGCAGGCGTACAAGATGGCGGGCATCGGCGCGATCTATCGCGAGAACCGCATGCAGCGCCTGGTGCGCGATTCGATCGTCGTCACTCAACACGCCTTCCTCGGCGAAGGCAATTACGATGCATCGGGCGCGATCTTCGTCGGTATTCCGCCCGTCACGCCGTATCCCTGA
- a CDS encoding MFS transporter, whose protein sequence is MNPEALNSDPGVLAHSRPARPATNVRRAVTTAVLGQILEWYDFFLYGTAAALVFGKLFFPVGTDPLTGTIAAFGGFTVGFIARPIGGVLCGHIGDRYGRKAVMMFTLLTMGTATVLMGVLPTYQQVGIAAPVMLVLLRILQGLAAGGEWSGSILLIHENAPQSKRGALAAWSPCGAALGFVLSTGAFMLVQNLPAGDFQSWGWRLPFLASAALVLLGLWMRRSVGESAAFAEVKATRHESRMPVIEVLRQCPREVLTVFGLRFGEGAASYLFFAFSLAYGQFLGVKPGWILSGLCISMLLMIPVSLFFGWVTDQVGRKPVYLVGAIAIVLVAWPYFALLGSGEYWKVVAALILANSITLGILEGAQPAFISELLPVHLRFSGLGIGREASSVLGGGLSPMIATALLAHYHSAVPVAVYLAALGLITVVATLLARETFPKAMRAAARQRPE, encoded by the coding sequence ATGAACCCCGAAGCCCTGAACTCCGATCCAGGCGTGCTCGCTCACTCGCGACCCGCGCGCCCCGCAACGAATGTGCGCCGCGCGGTCACCACGGCGGTGCTCGGCCAAATCCTCGAGTGGTATGACTTTTTCCTGTACGGCACCGCCGCCGCGCTCGTCTTCGGCAAGCTGTTCTTTCCCGTCGGCACGGATCCGCTGACGGGCACCATCGCTGCATTCGGCGGCTTTACGGTGGGCTTTATCGCGCGACCGATCGGCGGCGTGCTGTGCGGCCATATCGGCGACCGTTACGGCCGCAAGGCCGTGATGATGTTTACGCTGCTCACGATGGGGACGGCCACCGTCCTGATGGGCGTCTTGCCAACGTATCAGCAGGTCGGCATCGCGGCGCCCGTCATGCTGGTTCTGTTGCGGATTCTTCAGGGGCTCGCCGCCGGCGGTGAATGGAGCGGCAGCATCCTGCTGATTCACGAGAACGCGCCGCAATCGAAGCGCGGAGCGCTCGCAGCATGGAGCCCTTGTGGCGCGGCGCTCGGCTTCGTCCTGTCCACGGGTGCGTTCATGCTGGTGCAGAACCTTCCGGCCGGCGACTTTCAGAGCTGGGGCTGGCGCCTTCCGTTTCTTGCGAGCGCGGCACTCGTGCTCCTCGGCCTCTGGATGCGCCGTTCCGTCGGAGAAAGTGCCGCGTTCGCCGAAGTGAAGGCGACGCGCCACGAAAGCCGGATGCCTGTCATCGAAGTGCTGCGCCAATGCCCGCGCGAAGTGCTCACCGTGTTCGGCCTGCGCTTTGGCGAGGGCGCGGCGTCCTACCTTTTCTTCGCGTTTTCGCTCGCCTACGGGCAGTTTCTCGGCGTCAAGCCGGGCTGGATTCTCAGCGGGCTGTGCATTTCGATGCTGCTGATGATCCCCGTCTCCCTGTTTTTCGGCTGGGTGACCGACCAGGTCGGGCGCAAGCCCGTGTATCTCGTCGGCGCGATCGCCATCGTGCTCGTTGCCTGGCCGTATTTCGCGCTGCTCGGCTCCGGCGAGTACTGGAAGGTCGTCGCGGCGCTGATCCTGGCCAACAGCATCACGCTTGGCATTCTCGAAGGCGCGCAGCCCGCGTTCATCAGCGAGCTGTTGCCGGTGCACCTGCGTTTTTCCGGGCTCGGCATCGGACGCGAAGCCTCTTCCGTACTCGGTGGCGGCCTCTCGCCGATGATCGCGACCGCGCTTCTCGCGCACTACCACAGCGCCGTGCCGGTCGCCGTCTATCTCGCCGCACTCGGACTGATCACCGTCGTCGCGACGTTGCTCGCACGCGAGACGTTTCCGAAAGCGATGCGCGCGGCAGCCCGTCAGCGGCCGGAATGA